A segment of the Candidatus Pelagisphaera phototrophica genome:
AAGGAGAAACTAATGGGGTCCCGAGTGAGCACCTCCTTGCTTCCCGTTCAGGTGTTACGCCCATTCTCAGTGCAAAAGAATAGGGAGAGATTTCCGCTCGCGGCGGCGAAAGGCTCATCGACTTTAAGTGCGAACGATCCTGCTAGGTCGACTGGTGCTCGGTAAGACCGGGACCAGTAATTGCCGAATGCTTTATCCGAATCAAAAAGAACCACCGAATGAATTTTGTTGGACGATGTAACGGATCCAGCTAGTTGAATGTAACGGTCTGAAATTTCGCTCACATTGATGCTGCTCTTGAATCGAGAACTAGAAGACTTGTTAGCGGTTTTTTTGGAAAATAGGATGATATACTAACATGCCGGCACTGGCTTCGCTCAGGTAAACTTGAGGCTCTTCATAATCGAGTTTTGCTTAGGCTTTAAAGGCTCGGTTTATCAGGCCCATGAGTGTGTTCCCCAATTGAGTTAACGGTTTGGGGCTTAGATGCGAGTGGCCGAGAGCATGTCCTAATTCTTGGATACAGCCTTTTAAGTTGAGTGCCCACATTGGTTTTACCGCAAGGTCCATATTAGTCGTGCTCTCCCTGGCGACATCGGGATAGCGGTTGATGAATCGTCCTCCATCGCGACCTCATATTCCTCAAGAACCGCGAATTTCATGATCCGAACAATTGTAGAAAATCCACGAGATGGAGCCTTCTTTTTCATAAAAGTCTTTGGCTTCTGCTTCCACAGCTATCCCCTTGACAATGATGTTTCTGTGCGTGTTCTCTCGAGTGTTTCCCTATGAGTCGAATAACTACCTCCTATTTCAGCCTCGGATTGATCGTGGGGGTGTTGTTGACAGTTCTCGCTTTTTCTTTGCTTTCCAATAGCGGTAGCGAATCTGGATCAGATTCACAAACGAAAGTACTCAAGTTGTCCCACACCTTGGACCAATCTCACCCGGTTCATCTGGCGATGGAATTTATGCGTGACCGGTTGGCAGAGAAATCGGGAGGGCTGGTGGTCATTGAGATATTTCCTAACGGGCAGTTGGGCACGGAAACGGAGACCATCGAGCAGGTGCAGCGAGGTGTGCTCGCCATGGTCAAAGCCTCTGTGGCGCCGATGGAGGCGTTCACGCCCGAAATGGGCGTATTCGGTTTGCCTTATTTATTTAGGGACGAAGACCATTTCTGGAGGGTTCTAAACGGACCCATCGGCAAAGAGCTTTTGACCTTGGGAAAACCCAGTGGGCTGCACGGATTGATGTTCTACGAATCCGGTAGTCGAAGCTTCTATACAATCGACAAGCCGATTTTGACGCCTAACGATTTGGATTCCCACAAAATCCGTGTGATGCGGAGTAAAATGTCGATGGATATGATTTCCCAAATGGGGGGCTCTCCCACACCAATTCCTTTCGGGGAACTGTACACGGCGCTGCAGCAGGGCATGGTAGATGGGGCGGAGAACAATGCCCCGAGTTTCGAAACGAGCCGACACTACGAAGTGGCAAAGCACTACTCGCTCGATGAGCACACACGCATACCCGACATCGTTTTATTTAGCCAGTCGATTTGGGAGTTACTCGCTCCTCACGAGAAAGCTTGGGTTCAAGAGGCGGCGGATGAATCAGTCGTGTTCCAGAGGGAGTTATGGCGAGTTGAGACGCAAAATTCGCTGGAGCGACTGCAAAAGAACGGCGTGACCGTTTATCGGCCGAACAAGGAGCCTTTCCTTAAGAAGATGGCTCCCATGTACCAGCGTTTTGAAGGGACTCCGATTGGATCTCTAGTCGAGCGGATCAGGGAAGTCCGATAATGTCACACGTTCAATCGATTTTCACTCGCTGCGTTCTTAGGCTCGTTAAAGGGTTGGAGGTGCTGCTTGTGGTGGGAATGGCCGTACTTGTGGTCGATGTTCTTTGGGGTGTGTTTTCTCGGTACGTTTTGGGAGAGCAAACGCGTTGGACCGAAGAGCTGGCAGTTTATCTTCTCGTCTGGATTTCGCTCATGGGCGCGGCGTTGACCTTTCGGGAGAAAGGCCATCTGGGGGTAGATTACTTTGTCGGGAAGCTCGAGCCTTCGGCCAGGCGGCTCTCGGCCATATTTGTGGAAGTAATTGTATTCGCCTTTTCCGCTTTCGCTTTGGTTCATGGAGGATGGAATTTGGTGATTAAAACCTTCGCCTCAGGACAGGTCCTTCCGGCGCTGAATCTTCCGATGGGTTATGTCTATTCGGTCGTGCCGATTAGTGGCGTCGTCTTTTGCCTTTTTGCCTTTGAACACCTTATGGCGTACCTTTCGGTTGACTTCGACCTAAAGACTTCCCCTCAATCCGCAGAAAAAGAGTCAGATTAGGATGGATACAGAAGCACTCATACTACTGACGGGCTTTATTGTTCTCTTGCTGCTCGATGTCCCGATTGCCGTATGTATTGGAGGAGCGACTGTATTGACTATCTACGCCATAGGCGATGTGCCCACGGGATATGTTGTCGCCCAGCGTATGTCTACGGGAATCGCGAGCTTTCCGCTTCTGGCGATCCCCTTCTTTGTCTTGTCTGGCGTGCTGATGGGAGAGGGCGGCATGGCGAGACGGCTTATTGACTTCGCCAACTTTTTAGTGGGCGGCTTTCGAGGTGGGCTGTGTTATGTGAATACGATTACTTGTATGATGTTTGGTGCCGTTTCGGGTTCGGCATCCGCTGCGGTTTCTTCGATAGGGGGATTTATGATCCCAGAGATGACTCGCAAGGGTTATGGCCGGGAGTTTAGTGTGGCTCTTACCACAACTTCGGCTACGACGGGATTGCTGATCCCTCCGAGCAACATAATGATAGTTTATGCCGTGGTGGCTAGCAATGTTTCAGTGGCCGCTCTTTTTGTTGGAGGGGTAATACCCGGAATTGTGATCGGATCACTTATAATGTTTGCGGCTTGGCTTTCAAACCCGTCTCGCACGGCGGTCGAGAGTTTAGATGCCAGCGAACGGCCTAGCTTGTGGGCGGCTTTGATTGGGGCGTTGCCGAGCATGCTGCTGATTGTGATTGTACTGGGTGGGATTTTAGGAGGAGTGTTCTCCGCTACCGAGGCATCCGCGGTAGCGGTGGCCTACGCTCTTTTTCTGGGGATTGTGGTGTATCGGGAAATCAAGGTCGGCGATCTCCACCGGATTTTGCTTAAAAGCGTCAAGACGACTTCGGTGGTCATGTTTCTAATCGGGGCGAGCCAGGCGATGAGTTGGGCACTCTCGTTTGAACAGGTGCCACAGGCAGTAAGCGCTGCCTTGTTGGGGATATCCGACAACCCACTGGTCACACTGCTGATTATTAACATTCTCCTTTTGATAGTGGGGACCTTTATGGATATGACTCCAGCGGTGCTCATCTTCACTCCTATCTTTCTTCCCGTAGTAATGAGTTCAGGAATGGATCCGGTGCACTTTGGTGTGCTTATGATTGCCAATCTTTGTATTGGTTTGTGTACCCCACCGGTGGGAACCTGCCTCTTTATTGGATGTGGCGTGGGGGGGACGACTTTGGCGAAAGTGATTCGACCTCTTTTACCCATATTCATCGCGATGTTTTTTGGCCTTATGCTGATCACCTATTGGCCGGCTCTAACTCTCTGGCTTCCCCGTATGTTGGGGCTTTGACGTGAATTGGGCACTGGGTGATCTTACCTCGGAAAAGCTCACCAACAATAGGGCTTTCGTCGGGCCGAGGGCCTATTATTGTATTAATAATTTGTGGGTGATCGGAGATTATCTGTTTCCCACAATACCGTGCCATTCCATTCTACAGGGAAATCCGAGAAATGGAGATTTCGGCGGTGGCTAGGCCCATTTCGCCGGCTATGGTGTAGATTAGGTACGATTGCTCATCGTCATCGTGGAAGATCGCGGGGTCTCGCAATTGCTGCACTTTGATTCTGCCCCCCTTTTTGAAGGCTTAATGGGAAATTGGATACCTTCGTATTCAGCTTCAGGCCGAAGTATCTCTACTGGACTGCTGGCACTCCACTCGTGCCAGTCGCCTTGAAGTGAAACGGTGCTCATGAGAATCCGCTCCGGCGCGTCGGCCTTGCGAGTATAGAAACGAAAGAGGGTGTCGTCCATTACCCAGGTTGCGGAGTGGCGTATGCGGACATCGTCGCGATTCCCATATTGGTCGTTGACTGTGATGGGAGTGATGAGCTGCTTTTCGGAAATTACCCAATCTCGATCGTAATGGCGAGAACGATTGAGATACCCATGGGCATCGATCGCGTAGTGGTGTCCAGAATGCTCAAATACTCGAAAGTAGGCGGAGCCAATCACGAAGTTAGGTGCCTTGAATTCCAGACCGTTTTTGGAAACGGCGATGGCTGTTTTCTGGTTTTGGTTCTGGCGCGATCCGTGAAAATACATGCGGATTTCTTGAGATTCGTGATCGATATGAATGTCGGGTGAAGCAATGTGTCCTATGAAGGCGGGTGAATTCTCCACACGAAGCGTACCAGGCTCGTGTACAGTCTAAGGCCCTTGGATACTGTTTGCGTAGGCAAGCCGAATGAATTTACTGTCGTGGTGAGCGAAATAGAGGTTGTATTTCCCAAGGGGGTTTTCGATCCAGTCGGGAACTTTGATGAGGGAGGGGCCGTTTATTTTGGTCCCCAATGTGATGGAGGACTCGTAGGAAATGATGGGGTTTTGCGGGAGCCGTTGGACTTTTATCTCAAATTCGCCAGATTGAATCGTTTTGAGGGCGAGTGGATCGGGCAGGGAAGCCGTATGGAATAGGGAAGGTAGAAAAGTAATAGCGATTAGAAAAACAGTTCTTTTCATTTTAAGAAACACAGCAGAATGGACTGGGGAGTCTAATCAATTCGAATGCCCTCAAACACACGTTCTGTCGAGCACTCTGCCGGCGTTTGATCCTATGCCGGAACCTTTCAGTAGCACCTTGCGTTTTGCGATGGGACAACTATGGCTTGGCAAAAATGAATACAGGAAACCAAAAGTACATCGCCTATTACGGCACTAGCGGAACGGGCAGCGACGACGGGATTTATTCACAAACGCTCTCACATGCTCCTTTGGAACTTTCTGCGGCGGGATTAGAATGCCATCAAAAGAAGGCTGGATTTCAGCGATTAAACCGTAATGAAACGGTGCTTTATTCGATTGCTTTAGGTGATGGGGAAAGCGGGTTGGTTCGTTCCTTTCGGATCAATAAGCGAAAGGTGGGATTGGAGTTTATTAATGAGCAAGAAGCCGCTGGAGAAGGGCTTTGCCACATCAATCTAGATCGCTCAGAAAAATGGCTACTCGGTGCTAGCTACAATGATGCCGTGATAACTGTGTTCCCTGTAATTGACAGTGGGGTGATTAGTGAAAAAGCTTTCTCTCTGGTTTTGGAAGGGAGTGGAACGGAAGTGAATCCCGACCGACAGGATGCCCCGCACGCCCACTCGATTTACAGCGATCCATCCAATCGTTTCGTCTTGGTTTGCGACTTGGGAATGGATCGGATTTACGTATACCGCTTTAACAGCGAAAACGGAGCGCTCGCACCGGCAGCGACCCCCTACGTTGAGACTGCTCCAGGGGCGGGGCCAAGGCATCTGGCATTCCATGGAAATGGGCGGTGGATCTATGCCATAAATGAGCTCAACGGTACGGTGACTCAATATGAGTGGGATGAGGCTGTAGGGGAAATGACTCTCAAAAGCTCAGTTGATACGCTGCCGGATGGTTTTTCTGAGGAGAGCACAACGGCCGAGATCCTGGTCCATCCTTCCAATCGCTTCCTCTATGGCTCCAATCGAGGACATGATAGCATTGTGGTTTATTCGATTGATGAGGGGGACGGTTCTTTATCCTTAATACAGCGGGTTTCCTCAGGAGGCGAGCATCCCCGAAATTTCGTTTTGGACGAAGACGGAAGGCTCCTAGTTGTCGCTAATCGAGACTCCAGCAATATTGTGTATTTCGAAGTCGATGCGGAATCGGGAGAGCTTTCGAGACAGGAAATCGTCGAAAACGTTCC
Coding sequences within it:
- a CDS encoding TRAP transporter substrate-binding protein encodes the protein MSRITTSYFSLGLIVGVLLTVLAFSLLSNSGSESGSDSQTKVLKLSHTLDQSHPVHLAMEFMRDRLAEKSGGLVVIEIFPNGQLGTETETIEQVQRGVLAMVKASVAPMEAFTPEMGVFGLPYLFRDEDHFWRVLNGPIGKELLTLGKPSGLHGLMFYESGSRSFYTIDKPILTPNDLDSHKIRVMRSKMSMDMISQMGGSPTPIPFGELYTALQQGMVDGAENNAPSFETSRHYEVAKHYSLDEHTRIPDIVLFSQSIWELLAPHEKAWVQEAADESVVFQRELWRVETQNSLERLQKNGVTVYRPNKEPFLKKMAPMYQRFEGTPIGSLVERIREVR
- a CDS encoding TRAP transporter small permease gives rise to the protein MSHVQSIFTRCVLRLVKGLEVLLVVGMAVLVVDVLWGVFSRYVLGEQTRWTEELAVYLLVWISLMGAALTFREKGHLGVDYFVGKLEPSARRLSAIFVEVIVFAFSAFALVHGGWNLVIKTFASGQVLPALNLPMGYVYSVVPISGVVFCLFAFEHLMAYLSVDFDLKTSPQSAEKESD
- a CDS encoding TRAP transporter large permease, coding for MDTEALILLTGFIVLLLLDVPIAVCIGGATVLTIYAIGDVPTGYVVAQRMSTGIASFPLLAIPFFVLSGVLMGEGGMARRLIDFANFLVGGFRGGLCYVNTITCMMFGAVSGSASAAVSSIGGFMIPEMTRKGYGREFSVALTTTSATTGLLIPPSNIMIVYAVVASNVSVAALFVGGVIPGIVIGSLIMFAAWLSNPSRTAVESLDASERPSLWAALIGALPSMLLIVIVLGGILGGVFSATEASAVAVAYALFLGIVVYREIKVGDLHRILLKSVKTTSVVMFLIGASQAMSWALSFEQVPQAVSAALLGISDNPLVTLLIINILLLIVGTFMDMTPAVLIFTPIFLPVVMSSGMDPVHFGVLMIANLCIGLCTPPVGTCLFIGCGVGGTTLAKVIRPLLPIFIAMFFGLMLITYWPALTLWLPRMLGL
- a CDS encoding lactonase family protein, whose translation is MNTGNQKYIAYYGTSGTGSDDGIYSQTLSHAPLELSAAGLECHQKKAGFQRLNRNETVLYSIALGDGESGLVRSFRINKRKVGLEFINEQEAAGEGLCHINLDRSEKWLLGASYNDAVITVFPVIDSGVISEKAFSLVLEGSGTEVNPDRQDAPHAHSIYSDPSNRFVLVCDLGMDRIYVYRFNSENGALAPAATPYVETAPGAGPRHLAFHGNGRWIYAINELNGTVTQYEWDEAVGEMTLKSSVDTLPDGFSEESTTAEILVHPSNRFLYGSNRGHDSIVVYSIDEGDGSLSLIQRVSSGGEHPRNFVLDEDGRLLVVANRDSSNIVYFEVDAESGELSRQEIVENVPICTCVRVVKR